A part of Candidatus Abyssobacteria bacterium SURF_5 genomic DNA contains:
- a CDS encoding YbhB/YbcL family Raf kinase inhibitor-like protein → MQIKSSAFEEGGTIPKKYTCEGQDVSPPLSWSDPPNGTKSLALIADDPDAPMGTWVHWVLYGLAPDVTRLSEGVPPDNEVLGGARQGRNDFGNIGYGGPCPPPGRPHRYYFKLYALDMKLSLAPGARKAELLKAMEAHILAEGQLMGRYGRS, encoded by the coding sequence ATGCAGATAAAGAGCAGCGCTTTCGAAGAAGGCGGCACTATCCCCAAAAAGTACACCTGTGAGGGGCAGGATGTCTCCCCTCCACTTTCCTGGTCGGATCCGCCAAACGGGACCAAGAGTCTTGCGCTCATTGCGGATGATCCGGACGCCCCGATGGGAACATGGGTGCATTGGGTTCTCTACGGACTGGCGCCGGACGTAACCAGACTGAGCGAGGGCGTTCCGCCGGACAACGAGGTTCTCGGCGGCGCGAGACAGGGGCGCAACGATTTCGGCAACATTGGATATGGAGGCCCATGCCCGCCGCCGGGCCGGCCGCACCGGTACTACTTCAAACTGTATGCGCTCGATATGAAGCTTTCACTTGCTCCGGGCGCAAGAAAGGCGGAGCTCCTCAAAGCGATGGAAGCGCATATTCTCGCTGAAGGTCAACTCATGGGGCGTTATGGGAGGAGCTGA